In Lolium rigidum isolate FL_2022 chromosome 7, APGP_CSIRO_Lrig_0.1, whole genome shotgun sequence, the DNA window CGGAATAATGGCCATTAGCCGTGAGCCTCCACACAATGTCGTCATCAACATCCGGATCAAGATGGATGGTGGAGATGAGGGTCCAAAGGTCGATGAACTGCGCCATATGGTCGATGGTGAAGGTGCCCTCCAAGTCAATTTTGCTCACCcaagcatcattgtggagagcttggGCGACTTTCCAGTTCTTTCTCTTGGACGAGCCGAAAATTAGGGGTGCAATGTCAATAGGCTTTCTCCCCTGAAGCCACGGCGCTTGCCAAAAAGGCGTCTTTTTACCATTCCCAAGGTTGATTGTGGTCGCGGAGTAGAAAAGGTCCATGTCATAGTCCGAGCACGGGTTGCCGGAGCCAACCCAAATCTTGGATGGGTCCTTCCACTCAAGCCACGGCCAACGCAGGCGAAGGGCCGTCGCGAACTTGTCCAGATGCAGCACTCCGAGCCCACCCAGCCTCTTGGGCCGGCACACCTTCTCCCAATTAACTTTGCACTTCGCCCCGGTGGTGGTTTCTTTAGCGGCCCAAAGGAAGGCACGTTGAATCTTGTTGACAAACTTGAGAGTACCGGCGGGGATGGCGAGAGGCGTGAGGTAGTAGATGGCTTGCGAGGTGATGACAGACCTAACAAGGGCCGTCCGACCGGCCGTGGTGATGAGCTTCCCGCTCCAAGTGGGTAACCTGCTTGCGCATTTGTCCTCCAGTTGCTGCATGTCTCTCCTCTTGAGGCACCACACTGATAGCGGCAAACCCAGGTATGTGAGAGGGAAGGACGCCCTGACCGCCGGAATTCCCCCCAAGGTATCATCAAGGTCAAGATCGGTGCAGCGTATGGGAACCACCGAGCTCTTCTGGAAGTTGGTGCAAAGGCCCGTGACCTCCCCGAACCTCTGAAGAATGGACGCTAGGTTTTGGATGTCCTCCTTAATGGGAGCAACGAAAACTGCCGCATCGTCCGCATAAAGGGAAGTCCTGACTCTGGCGCCTCGGCCCCGGAGCTTATGTAGCAGCCCATGATCGGTGGCAATGTCTAGGATCTGCGATAAGGGGTCAATGGCGAGGACGAGCAACAGGGGTGACaaaggatccccttggcgtaggcCACGGCCATGGCCGATAGGGTCACCAGCAATCCCGTTCAGGAGAACTCTGGAGGTGGAGGTCTTGAGGAGGGCAACCACCCAATTGCGAAACGTGCTAGGAAAACCTCTACGCTGGAGGAGATCAACAACGTATTCCCATCTAACAGAGTCGAAGGCCTTGCGAATGTCGAGTTTGAAGAGGAGCGCCGGAGTCCTGTTTTTATGTAGTCTTGTAGCATAGTTTTTGACGTAGAGGAAGTTGTCATGGATGCTTCTCTTCTTGATAAACGCACTCTGGGCATTGGAGACCAAGTCATCCATGTGCGGGGAGAGTCTAAGCGCGAGCATTTTGGCTATGATCTTGGCGATGGAGTGGATCAAGCTAATCGGCCGATAGTCGGTAATCACGTCCGCACCCTCTTTCTTTGGAATCAACACAATGTTTGCGGAGTTGAGCCAATGGAAGTTGTCCGCATGCATGGTGCCAAAAGCGTGCACCACCTCCATGATGTCGGCCTTAATGATGTCCCAGGATCGCTTGAAGAAAGCGAAAGTGAAGCCATCCGGCCCCGGGGCCTTGTCGCTAGGCATGCTAAAGATAGCGctcttcacctcctcctccgaAAAAGGATCCCCAAGGGTTTGCAAATCCAAGTCCTGGAAGTGCATCACATCCCAATTGAAATCACACTGTCTTGGTGGCCCGCGAGCAATGGTCGATTTGAAATGGGTGTGTATGATGTGTTCCTTGGCTGCATGTTCAGTAACCCAACCATTGTTGTTGTCCCTTAATCTGTGAATGTGGTTTTTCCGGCGCCTTGCATTCACCCTAAGGTGAAAGAATCTAGTATTTGCGTCGCCTTCCTTGATGCATGCCAGCCTAGCACATTGCTTTTTCCTGGCCCTCTCAATGACCGATAGTGCCACGGATTTCCTCTTGAGTTTGTCCCTTAGATCCATCTCCCCAACCGAAAGCTTCCGATGCTCCTCAGCCATGTCAAGATGCAGAATGACCAAGAGAGCCGCATGCAACATGACCTTTGTGTTGGAGAAAAGGTGACGACCCCACTTGGCAAGGGCTCGCCCAGTGGTCCTGAGCTTGTGGAACAGGCGCTGGCAAGGCTCAAGGTGAGTGGAGGGAGCAGCCCAAGCCTGTTGGACCACCCCATCGAAACCAGGCATCCGCAACCAGAAGTTTTCAAACCTGAACACTCGCGGCCGTCGCGGACCGCTATCATCCGCAAGCAGAAGGGGGCAGTGGTCGGAGAGGGAGGAGGATAGGGCCATGAGGACGTGTGAATCAAAGGTCAAATCCCAATCCGCATTACAGAAGAAGGCGTCGAGGTTGCAAAGTGTTGGGTTTGCCCGTCTATTGGACCACGTGAAATGTTTGTCAGCTTAGTCTCTTGAAGACAGACGATGTGAGGTCAGCTTGTCTAGTTGGTcgcatgcatgcatatgcattCTTTGCAATGTTTATCTCCCGATCGAGCTTCTTCTTATCAGCATCACCAAGGAGCTGCCGATCGATCTTCTTGCACGTGCAGCACACCTTCGGGGCACGCACGTTAGACTTCCATGTTTAGTCTACGCGAGACGGAGCATATACGCTCTTTTGAAGGGTGAGAAATTGACAATAGGCATCACCAGGCTAATTCTAGTTTGGCACTTGTATCCATTAGTTAGTTCACTCGTCGTCATCAGTGACCAAGCTGAGATAAGTATGCATATACTACGTGCTGATCTGCACAGACTTCTAACCTAAATTTGCTTGGGGGTGCAGAAAAACTATGGAAGAAATATATGGTTCCAACGAGGACCCCATTACAGTGCCGAACTTCGCTTGCTCCAAGTCTGTAGTCAAACCCGCGACTTGACAACATACATGCATGACCCGATTTCCCCTCGTGATACATGCAGGGAGATCATCAGCGTGTACTGCCGGGAAGTCCGGCTGCTGGGGCTTCGGCTTCTGGGCGCGATCTCGCTGGGGCTGGGGCTGGAGGAGGTGTATGTGGAGAAGGTGCTGGGCGAGCAGGAGCAGCACATGGCCGTGAACTACTACCCGCGGTGCCCCGAGCCGGACCTCACGTACGGCCTGCCCAAGCACACGGACCCCAACGCCCTCACCATCCTCCTCATGGATCCCCACGTCTCCGGCCTCCAGGTCCTCAGGGACGGCGCCAAGTGGATCGCCGTCCACCCACGCCCCAACGCCCTGGTCATCAACCTAGGCGACCAGCTACAGGTGATTAATCTCCCAGAGTCACCATCCGCAACTAACTTAATGCAGCTGCGTTGAAGTGTTGACTGATTCCCACAAACATGTGCATGCAGGCGCTGAGCAACGGCGCGTACAAGAGCGTGTGGCACCGGGCAGTGGTGAACGCGGAGCAGGAGCGCCTGTCGGTGGCATCTTTCCTGTGCCCGTGCAACAGCGCGGTCATCGGCCCCGCGCCGAAGCTCGTCGGCGACGGGGAGGACCCCGTCTACCGGAGCTACACCTACGACGAGTATTACAAGAGGTTTTGGAGCAGGAACCTGGATCAGGAGCACTGCCTCGAGCTCTTCAGGAGTCAGGACTGATGATTGAACCTTGAGTTACTAGCTAGCTCTCCTTAACAGTGCAAATCCATGGCCGAAAGGGCCCCGATTGCATGGTTACTTATGTTGTTGAACTGGTATTGCTTAAGtgcctaataacattgctacattcTCCTCCTATCTTGTCCGTTTAAAATTATAAGATGGCCTAGCCTTTTCTGAATTGTATGCATCTGAACATATTTAAGTGTGTGTGTTCAGACAGTTTAGTCTGCATGTAATCTACATTTGAAATGTATAAAACATCTTACAATTTGTGTGTGCAGGATATCACTTGGCATTAAATTCTATTGttaattttataaaaaaaatatggGATTTCTTTTTCCATGCCCCTccatcgttagttgtactcaattTTCTGGCTTCACTGAAGTTTTCCTCACTTTTACCCAAACCCTTGTCTCATACTTTCACAAACGGTCGCACGGAGGGTTGCCGTCGGGTCAAAGGCCTTGACCgtcaccgtgactgtcactccttcaCCGCAACGGTaacgtgctggcaagtggggtcgCGTTGTACTGGGTCCGGTAGTGACATCTCTGATCCACAATATCTCACCTGAAGCATTTGACCGTTACCAGCTGACTAGTGGGCCACTTTATAAGCGGACGGTTACGCCATTGCAACCAATGAAAGGTAGGAACGGTGCATATGTGGGTACGAGGGGATCTTGAGAAAGAGCTCTACAACCATTAGATGAGTGGCCTACAACAGTATCGAGATGCGAGCGACTACCACTAAACACCATAGGAAACGAGACCAGGTGCGTTAGATAAGAAAGGACTGCGTTCGATGGTACCAAGAAGATGAGAAACAGTGGTGGACATCGACGGCAACCTCCACTCTTATGTGATGGTGTCGGAGACGAATGCGAGCAATGAAGAAAGAACTAGTATCTCTCCGTTCTGGTGTGGAAATATGGGTTCTAGTGGAGTGTGGTGGCACATGAAAAGAGCGCAAGGTGGTTAGTGCATTCAAATAAAGCCGAGGCGTGTCTGCCCCACAGCACGGGGCTGGTAAGTAGCATAATAGTCGCATGCCCCACAGCACGCGACTACTAACGGATACCACTTGCGAGGTACTAGTCGCGTGTCGGCACACGCGACTCAAGCCCAAATCCACACACCACCAGTAGGCTTTTTTCTACTAATGCACAGTCCTCCGGGAGGGCTTCAAGTAGCTAGCTTTTGGGCGGCGACGGTACCGAGATGCGAGCGACTACCGTGAAGCACCATAGAAAACTGAGACTAGGTGTGTTAGATAGATAGGAAAAAGCCGCGTTCGACGGTACCAAGAAGAGGAGAAACGGTGGTGGACATCGACGACAACCTCCACTCTTCTTTGACGGTGTTGGAGACGAATGTGAGCAACGGAGAGAGGGCTAAGTGGCTGCCAGAAGGGGTGTTAATGCATCGATCATGCCCGATAAAACTAAATTTGCACGACCAACCTGAGCCCATGAAGTATCATGCAGTAAGTGGCATTTGATCATGTTGCTCACTTAGTGTTTCTAAAACATTGGTCCAAGGAAGACCAAGTGGGTTGACATTTGTTCTCATTTCATTCAAACTAGAGAATAGAAATAAATAAAAAGTAGTAAATATATAGGGATGCATGTGATGACTCTAGAGAATTAGAAGCCACTTCACTCTAATGAATTGATATAATATAAAGTGGGTTTATCATGTCAAGCACATGATTGTTACAAGTATAGAATGTAGAAGTTTAGTATATATAAGAAAGAAAATTCAGGACAATACACCTAGCAGGCTAGCACCATGCATATTTCTTACAAGTATAGAATGTGAGCATAgaatgaaaaataaaacaaattacATTCAAAATAGAGTGCATATTTTTTTAGTCTAGAATAGAATTCAACACCAAACAAATTTTCGAGTATAGTATAGAATGCAACACCAAACAAATTATAGGATGCATATTTTTAAGCATATTTTTCGATTATACTATAGAATGTAACACCAAACTAGTTATAGAATGCATATTTTTTGAGTAATTGtacattcaaaataaaaaaaattacatttaGGACATGTTAATGTTAGGGTGGCCACGacggacgagagagagagagggaggcccACTAGCCACAATCCGCTGACACAGGTGGACCCCTCTTTCTTTGCCGAGCGCTCACATGGACGTTTGTTCGTTGTAATTGTTTTAAGGTACCTCGGGCAGAGAGAGATATGGGGGTGCATCCATGATCATGCCCCTTAGATCATAGAGAATCAACGCTGAGTGGCCACGATCCGTGTCCAACGGACTCGACCAATCATAGCGCAACAGCCAAGGTGAGCACAAGTTTAAGTTTTGTGAGAGTTTGAGACacgagagagggcaaaactgagcacAAGTTtacatccggggggggggggggaactgagcacaactaagataCCGAGGGCACAAATGTAGAAAATAGACTAAGGAATTCAAACTTATAGAACTTACAATATGGAAGATATGTGTTTTGTACAAAGAAATTCATCTTGGTCTACATTAAgttgtttgcaattcaaagatacaaaagtgagccaaatatgacctcatttAGCAAAATTATGTTTTGGGGTGCCGATTTTGGGAAGGGGGATTGAGTCAAACGCCATGCATCTTCGTAGCTAGCagctgatggctcccaagtgtagGAAATAAAttttagtacttttcaataagaaaggttgtcaACCCACGAAGAGTTGAAGGTATTAGTTAGTAGGGTTGACAAGTAAAACAATAAAAGGGTGCAgttgttttggtgtttctgtttgtaggttgcaataaaataaagtacaAAAGGTACATATAGACAAGGGCTCTCGGtgagagaaagcccaatcctgtatgcagcaagaggacaagctcatgCGTGTGCGTGCGGGCTTGCGTGCGTGTTCGTGCGGGCGTGCGTGCGGGCGTGGGTgcgtgtgtgtgtatgtgtgtgtgtgacaACCATTCTCAAGGGCGGCACAAACTACCTAGTATTTAAATTTCTACAAAACATGGTGAATATCTTGTCAAGTTGCATTCCTTTAAAGCGAATCCTAAATTTGGTGCAATCATAGATATGAgaaaatacaccccttatgatgggccctagagccattttcatgaggAAGTATGGGAATCATTAAGACAGAAATGTCCCACCGTCCCCGACATAAACTCCTCTAATGCAACACAAAGTATTGGAAGATGGTTTCTGTTATTCCATCCCTTCCAAATCTCATAATTATATCAAAGTGCAGCCCTatagcccatataggtgaagtaatatgcagtcgatattcacataaaaccatcatagaaccacATAAGAGATAATTTTTTGAACAAATACTATTGAATATTATATGGAAATCATATTTAATTCATCATATGCCCTCGGGAACATGGGGATCTACTCACAAGTACCAAACAAGAAATGGATCAGATGCATATGGATAACAACACAATATGAAAATATAATATCTCCACCTAATAAAGACAAGTtgccaatcacaaacatgcaagtAGCACTTAAACAATATATGGGGTTCAATCAATCACAAACTATGATGGGGATGAAGTGGATCTCTTGAGGATGtagatggtggtgatggagatATTGATGGAGAGGCCTCCCCCTACGgcaaggaggagtggtgatgaagatggcatcgatttatatatatatatatatatatagaataaAAAATGCAGTGGGTTTTTAACCCACTGTTTTAGCTCAAAAAAAAACATGGCGTCGATTCCCCCCTCatctcaagctctgttgctgcaggatctgccctctcccagtgtaggagaggactttcgcctccgctGCCGCCTTTCTAAATCTTGGGAAAAATAGGGGGTAGGTTTTCTGGCGAGACATAGGCGTCTGTAAAAAGGAGGGGTCAAGACGATGCTCGAGTCCCAAACGGGTATGGGTGTCGCGCTGAGCTAATGGGGGCACCTGGTCTCGTTTGGCCCTCGTGGCTCCCGTCTCGTGCTTCTTTGTCCCACAGTTTTATCTTGATGGAAAACTGATCAgatatttttcctttgttttttagGCATCCAAAAAGTCCCTGAAACTGCAAAATACGAAAAGgaaggttttctgcctcccagaaattaaataccaataaagagcactttgtaggaaagtcccatAAATCAACTAAAAAGACATAAATATGATGGATCATGGAAAATATCATTAAAAAATAATCATATATGTCACTATATTGATGATTTAAAATGCACGTATCAGCAGCTCATTTTGAGAAGTGGTTTTGAGAAAAACAATCATTActctatatttttattttgcatAGGTGGTAGGTcacataacaagactccatgcGAAGGTGCCACTATtttttgatgttttttttttgaattatttgtgCCTAATTTGAATACACACTAACCATATTGACCACCTCCTCTCGACGATAAAACTGAGTATATATAAGTAACCAGAGGTAGTACTAAGCAAAACAAAGGGCCGGCGGGGTGCACATGTGCCATACGTGTGTGAACGGTGCAATATCGCACGAGTGTCTGCGGTGCACTGTGAAGCAACGTGTACATGTATCCGTGGGGCCGGTAACACGAAGCGTTGGTAATATTATATGAACATATAGAGCCCCTGTCTCTCCGCCTCGACAGTCCCAATCTTCCTAGCGAAAAATACCCGTTCATACCATAAAAAGGGTGAGAACCGTCGCCCACTCTCAGTCTCCCATACAACCGCTCCCCACCATCATCGATGCAGAAGGAGAACGTGGTGGCCATCGCCGCCTTTGAAACCGTCCGCGCAGCCTCTGGAGTCTGGGCCTTTATCATCGCAGCCGATGAAGTCCAGGCCGACATCCTCGCTGCCGATGAAGTCCATGCCCCCATCCCCACCGGCGATGACGAAGAAGGTACTGGGAAGCGGCTGGTAGACTGGGACATGTACAAGGAGGATCCCTACATCGCATCGGCGGGCCCCTACGACACGTCCACCATCGAACATCAATCGGAGGTAACTAGGGTTTGGTCTCTTCATTTTATGTTGATTCTGGCCAGCCGTGCTCGCATCTAGTGCCTAGGGTTAGGCCATATGGTGCCTAAGGTTATTGCTAGCACAATTCTGCAACTTCCTTGCATGTGCTCGCATTTTATATTTGGGGACTGGAACTcactcggttaatttatgcaagtaactaaaatcactcggttaatttatgcaagttagACATGCAAATAATTAAACTCACTCTGTTATTTTTAAGATATGGGGATTGTGGTCATGCCTTTGATGGTTTTTCGATAATGCTGAATTGGTGGGCACTCGAATGATTCATATGTTCAAAGTGGGGCTAGTTAaccattggtgtgtacaaattcctTGTGCATGATCTTTTATTAACTAACTCCATTTCTGAGTGCATACGTTTGTCTAATATTAAACTGTTTGTCTAATATTAAACTGAGGATGCCTTATTTCTTTTTGCATGTTTATGTTAGGATCATCCTCCCATGATGAATTGTTGGGCACTTAAATGATTCATATGTTAATGGTGGGGTTAGTGAACCATTGGTGTGTACAAACTCATTATGCATGATCTATGGTTCACTAACTCCATCCTGAAAATAACGGTGTCCAATGTTAAACTGAGGTTGCCTCATTTCTTTTTGCCATGTTCATGTTATGATGATATTTTGGTTAACTGTGTACATCACGTTGCAATTCACTCATGCTTCTATGTAATAATTAGAAAGCGACGAGGTTGACAGTGACTCCGAGTCCTTCCACACGAAGGAGGCTCGATCAGGCCAACTAGATGGCCGCTGGGCTACAAACGTGTACATCTGCTCCT includes these proteins:
- the LOC124678151 gene encoding flavanone 3-dioxygenase 2-like is translated as MANQLLSTVAYRDSLPEGYARPEHDRPRLADVRTDTNIPLIDLASPDRHRVIAEIDQACRTYGFFQVINHGISEELLEKVMAVGLEFFRLPPEEKAKLYSDEPSKKIRLSTSFNVRKETVHNWRDYLRLHCHPLEEFVPDWPSHPETFKEIISVYCREVRLLGLRLLGAISLGLGLEEVYVEKVLGEQEQHMAVNYYPRCPEPDLTYGLPKHTDPNALTILLMDPHVSGLQVLRDGAKWIAVHPRPNALVINLGDQLQALSNGAYKSVWHRAVVNAEQERLSVASFLCPCNSAVIGPAPKLVGDGEDPVYRSYTYDEYYKRFWSRNLDQEHCLELFRSQD